Proteins co-encoded in one bacterium genomic window:
- the rimO gene encoding 30S ribosomal protein S12 methylthiotransferase RimO has protein sequence MTQPATPPRAALVTLGCPMNQVDSECIMGGLVSRGFEIVPEEEAEVIVVNTCGFIGDAREESIDAILSVAGYKHTGNLRALVVAGCLAERHRDELERELTEADAIVGLADRDRIPALCLELLGRGEQGESVYSRVVTGPPYTAYLKISEGCDNRCSYCTIPLIRGPYRSVPEDDIIRDAEELVSLGTRELILIGQDTTRYGSDLGGKTLPGLLRRLSDIEGADWIRLMYTHPAHFTDELIDAVNGLPKVLPYIDIPVQHISGRVLERMGRRTDPAHIRALLGKIRGRIDGVVLRTSLIVGFPGETGEDFGELLDFVRESRFERLGAFVYSPEEGTGAALMDDRVTEEIAAERYEILMEAQSMVSGQFHESLAGHEFDMIVDSVDPETGAAEGRTYMDAPDVDCTVTVDSGVPEDCVFCRVRITGSGPYDLAGEVVKD, from the coding sequence ATGACCCAGCCAGCAACACCGCCCAGAGCCGCCCTCGTCACCCTCGGATGTCCCATGAACCAGGTCGATTCCGAATGTATCATGGGAGGCCTTGTCTCACGGGGATTCGAGATCGTTCCCGAAGAAGAGGCCGAGGTCATCGTGGTCAACACCTGCGGATTCATCGGCGACGCCCGCGAGGAATCGATCGACGCCATCCTGTCCGTCGCCGGATACAAGCATACCGGCAACCTCCGCGCCCTCGTCGTGGCAGGCTGTCTTGCCGAGAGGCACCGTGACGAGCTCGAACGTGAGCTCACCGAGGCTGATGCCATCGTCGGGCTGGCAGACCGTGACCGGATTCCCGCGCTCTGTCTCGAGCTTCTCGGCCGTGGTGAACAGGGTGAATCGGTCTACTCACGCGTGGTGACCGGCCCGCCGTACACCGCTTATCTCAAAATTTCCGAAGGGTGCGACAACCGCTGTTCGTACTGCACCATACCCCTCATACGAGGTCCTTACAGGAGCGTTCCCGAAGACGATATAATCCGCGATGCGGAGGAGCTCGTGTCCCTCGGAACCCGCGAGCTGATCCTGATCGGGCAGGACACCACACGATACGGTTCCGACCTCGGCGGAAAAACGCTGCCCGGTTTACTCCGCCGCCTTTCGGATATCGAAGGCGCCGACTGGATACGGCTCATGTACACCCATCCGGCTCATTTCACCGATGAATTGATCGACGCCGTGAACGGTTTACCGAAGGTGCTCCCCTATATCGACATACCCGTTCAGCATATTTCCGGACGGGTGCTCGAACGCATGGGAAGGCGGACCGACCCTGCCCACATCCGTGCACTCCTCGGAAAAATAAGGGGGCGCATCGATGGAGTTGTGCTGAGAACCTCGCTCATCGTGGGATTTCCCGGCGAGACCGGCGAGGATTTCGGCGAGCTTCTCGATTTTGTGCGTGAAAGCCGTTTCGAGCGTCTCGGCGCGTTCGTGTATTCCCCCGAGGAGGGAACCGGAGCAGCGCTGATGGATGACCGTGTCACCGAAGAAATCGCCGCGGAACGGTATGAAATCCTCATGGAAGCTCAGTCGATGGTATCGGGGCAGTTTCATGAATCCCTCGCCGGGCATGAATTCGATATGATCGTTGACAGCGTTGACCCCGAAACCGGTGCGGCGGAAGGCCGGACGTACATGGACGCTCCCGATGTCGACTGTACCGTCACGGTTGACAGCGGAGTCCCCGAAGATTGTGTTTTCTGCCGTGTGCGGATTACCGGGTCGGGGCCGTATGACCTTGCCGGTGAGGTGGTAAAGGATTAA